The Oscarella lobularis chromosome 4, ooOscLobu1.1, whole genome shotgun sequence nucleotide sequence GATAACAGCGCTTTTCAAAGAAACATGAAGGGAAGTACTTCATGTGCCAACTTATGATGCTGGCGTGCATAATAAACGGCGACATCATACTCTCCAACTGCAGTATAGGCGTTACCTAAACTCCAACAGGCACGAGCCTCGCCGACCCTACATCAAAAGCAAGCCTAGAGGCGAAAACCAAAGATCCCACATTCCCCTCACCGGTCTTTCAGCACCGTCGCTATCTCCAAATGCATCATATGATAATCAATAGCCTTGCGATATTCTTTCAGCAAGGTGTACGTGTTTCCGAGACTGTAACAGGCCTAAAGGGAACGCAAAGCGGCTCGTTGAGCGCCCCGTTCCATCACACATCGCTCTGGTACGCCCACCTGCGCCTCGACGGCCTTCTCATTGGTCTCCAAGGCGATATCGAGTGTATCCCTTCAGAGGTGAAACACAACAATGGGTGATCGCGTGTCATCTTCACATACCCCcccttcgtcgtttctcacTTATAGTACTTCGCCGCCGCATCAAATTCGCCAATGAAGATGTGCGCATTTGCCAAGTTCGTGCACGCACGTCGTTCAGCCGACTTATCGTTGAAACCGCGCGCCAAGTCGCGtctctaaagaaagaaagaaaaagaaaaaaaatttagtCGGAGTCAAGGAAATATTTCCGAAAGAGGATGCCCTACCATTCCGTGATATCGAATCGCTTCGGAAAAATTCCCGAGCAAATAGTGAGTATTGCCCAAATTTCCGCAGGCGCGTCCCTGAGCCGCTGCGTCGCCGAGCGCCGTGACGAGTGTCAAATTAGCGCTAACACGACATAGTTCCCTTtcttattatttttctcgcTTGGGCGCGAAAGGGACGCCCGCGCGACTCCCCCTCTCACTCGTAATAGTCGGCCGCCTTCGATAGCGCTTCGGTGACGGACGCGGGATATTGGCCGGGGTCGAACGACGAGCCGCCGTCGGCGCGCATCGCCGCCGCGTGTTTTCCTTTCGCGTGGTACGCATTGCCTAAATTGTAGTACGCGCGACCTTCGAGCGCCTGCGAAAAAGAGACAAAACATGTCGTTACGAGGAGTCCGTAAGAATAGGGGTCCGACTTTGTTTTCGAGTGTCGTTGCGAGATCGAGTTGGCGTTCGAAGGCGgcgatcgcttcgtcgtGACGCGCCGCGTGCTTGTACGCGTTGCCGAGGCCTTCTCGGGCTTTCGCTTCCGCTTCCGCGTTgtccgcgcgcgcgttcaaCGTCGCCTCTTCGCCGTGAGCGGCGATGGCGCGCGGCAGGTCGCCGAGGAAGAAGTAGGCGACGCCGAGCTGGCCGAAAATGGGACCGAACGTTCGTGCGGCGGCGTCGCAGTCGTCGCTGCTCGCGCTCGCGTCGACAAGAGCTCGTTCGAGACAGGCGACGGCCTGACGCCATTCGCCGGCGCGGCAGTGACGTTCGCCTTGGAGAACGAGCTCCTTCATGTCCATTGCGCGTCTACAAGTCCGCAACAAGTCGATGAATGTTAGCGCGACGCTAAAAGCATGTCACtgcatgtgacgtcattcatgGATCATATTCAAttcaaacaagaaaaaagtgtGAACACGGCGCGACTTTGCAAGTCGCAGTTTTTTTATACACGAAGGTTCTTGTGGATTTCTGGCTTGACATCTTGAACAAGACCGAGAACGCGAGTAATCACTTGCTCTTTGTTTGCCTCTACGTCCGCTTGAGCTTCGCGCAGTTTTTGTTCCGTATCCGCGCGAACTTTAGCGTCAAACGTGTCCTTTGACCCCATGTGCTACAAAATAAGAaaatttaataaaattatatatataattatatgtatctttgaatttttaataCTGGGAGCTTTACCTgttgcttctgcttctgatACGCATcctctctttcctttctatacgcttcgatttctcgtgccgcctcttctttcgcttgtttgagtcgcttcgtcttctctgcgacggcgaatgAGTCGAAAGTCGATCGCGTCTTCGTTTGGTATCTACTTACTTCGCCTAGCTTCTGAAACGATCTCTGCCGCCTTCTTTTCGGCTGCAAGGAGCTGTTGAACTTGCGTGGAGTGTGACGCCATCTTACGATAGAATCATGTGATTGCTACGGGTGTCGATAAGTCCCCGTAAAggcaaataataaatagtgTCTACACTTCGGAGGTGGCGACGATGCGGAGAATCGGCGGGGATCTGCTTCGACAATTTCGCCACGGCAACGGTTGCCTAGTGAGATTTAGCAGCTCGGTCGAACAAAGTTTATCGACCGCGACGAACAAGGGCCCACCGGGGGGATCGGCGGACGAAGCTGATGCAACGAAAGCGAACACCGagtcgaaagacgacgcgaAGCTGTCGAAATTAACCGAACAGCTCAAAGAAGTCGAGAACAAGTACCTGCGTTCGCTCGCCGACGCGGAAAACATGCGCAAGCGCTTTCGCGACCaaatcgccgacgcgaaATCGTACGGCATTCAAAATTTCGCCAAGGaccttctcgacgtcgccgacacGCTCGAGAAggcgtcgaaaacgatcgaatcgAACGAAGAAGTGGCGCAGAACGAGCGACTTCGCTCGCTCTTTCACGGCGTCGAAATGACGGCCGATCTTCTCcagacgacgttttcgcgtcACGGACTCGTTCGAACGACGCCCGAAGGCGAAAAATTCGATCCGAATTTGCACGAGGCGGTCTTCTATCAGGAATTCGCCGGGAAGACGCCCGGTACGATTGCCGTCGTCATGAAGCCCGGATATCTGTTGCACGGACGTCCCGTACGGGCCGCTCAggtcggcgtcgtcaaggGCGGGACAGTCTAGAGTTTTTTTTGACTCTGTTTTGTTGTCAGAAATATATGATGATTAGAGAGTTATTTCTCATTTTGGTGGGTTGAATATGACGTTGGGTAGGCCATAGATTATTGGGTTCATTGTCTTACTGGTGATTTGCGTCGTTTCCTCGGGGGGATTCTGGTTAGGCTCTTCTTCGGTGCTGTTTGGCTTTGGCTCTGGTTTTCCGTACTTGAAGTGTTGAATGGCCTGGCCTATGGTGTCATTTTCAGACACCAATGCTAAGCACAGAGACAGTTTGCTTGTCAGTTGCGAAATTTTCGCTTGGGGTACCTTTGAGCAACTCCCTAATCAGTTTGGAGTTCGTTTCAGCAGTCGTTGCCCATTGATTCACAACGACAGACTTCACTCCTGCCAATGAGAGCAACAGGGCTGTTTCCGTGGAATTTTCTAGAGCCCGAAACATGGGactagaaagaaagaagaagatagAACATTAACAAATTGCTGCTGTCCCCTTGGACCTCTTATTAGCATCCAGTTTGGACTGCTTGAGATACGTTTGGTTCGTCTGCGCCCTATCAGCCAATACTATTGCACGACATGCTAAGAAGGATTGCTCATATCAACAGAATAAATAGCAGAGAAAATGTCTACCTGTCAAGTCTAACGAAGGTACATTGCAAGGCAGAAGATGAGCAAGAAAACGCTCCGatccaaagaagaaaaatgaggAAGACGCTTTCAGCATGTCAGTCCACTGACCATCGCTAATCAGACCAAACGATTACCGACCGATATCGACGAAAGAACGCTTTCTTACCTGAGGACTCCGTCTTGTCCAGTCCATCCAGACCACTTGGACGTAAGAGAACCGCTGTTTTTGACAGCGCTTTGAATTAGACCAGCCCAATCCTCGTCTTCCTTAGCTGAAGAGGATTACTATGAAAAAAGGACGATGGGTAAGGAGAAGAGTTGCTGGCCTTTTTCGTTGAATGCAGAGCACGGATCGAGAACGtctaaaaaacgaattttctGACACGCAAGAGAGCCGAATTGGCAAAAACTCACATTTGACACGAGCAAGATCAACAGGAACGGTGTCTGGAACATCTGGCTTTACATTGCCCTATATATAAGCGATGACAACAATAGATATCATTGCAGCAAAGCCGCAGATATAAAAGTCACCTTTTGCTCCTTTCCTTTATCCTTTCCTATATTTGCCGGCGTCTTTGGCGTCGCTGCTACTTTTTTGCCAGCTTTCTTTCCAGGCGAGGTACCAGACGAGTCCCCTATATAAAAACAGACGTATTCACACGCAAT carries:
- the LOC136186490 gene encoding V-type proton ATPase subunit G-like, whose translation is MASHSTQVQQLLAAEKKAAEIVSEARRKKTKRLKQAKEEAAREIEAYRKEREDAYQKQKQQHMGSKDTFDAKVRADTEQKLREAQADVEANKEQVITRVLGLVQDVKPEIHKNLRV
- the LOC136186457 gene encoding G-protein-signaling modulator 2-like, which translates into the protein MDMKELVLQGERHCRAGEWRQAVACLERALVDASASSDDCDAAARTFGPIFGQLGVAYFFLGDLPRAIAAHGEEATLNARADNAEAEAKAREGLGNAYKHAARHDEAIAAFERQLDLATTLENKALEGRAYYNLGNAYHAKGKHAAAMRADGGSSFDPGQYPASVTEALSKAADYYDANLTLVTALGDAAAQGRACGNLGNTHYLLGNFSEAIRYHGMRRDLARGFNDKSAERRACTNLANAHIFIGEFDAAAKYYKDTLDIALETNEKAVEAQACYSLGNTYTLLKEYRKAIDYHMMHLEIATVLKDRVGEARACWSLGNAYTAVGEYDVAVYYARQHHKLAHEVGDWKGVAVAKQNLLDLASASKKVSRSSKHDENDGSRTVPTKKKPSLVSTGRVRSLSDTKENREMAEINASKRLVECPARRAHLGEVAVPQRAVSSSPRFFVKDQRSSTKESDHSRSSSSSPMESLRRFLNRPPPPPVATAEPAKAKQDGEITESFLDLVSRCQGNRLNQQRCDWPLVASPPPVLASAGNGVLGVAPLVVAPLGDGLNDDFLDAILRLQDSRFEDQRCVLPDAPTIGEDFFNLIVQLQSSRLDEQRSLMPST
- the LOC136186483 gene encoding grpE protein homolog 1, mitochondrial-like produces the protein MRRIGGDLLRQFRHGNGCLVRFSSSVEQSLSTATNKGPPGGSADEADATKANTESKDDAKLSKLTEQLKEVENKYLRSLADAENMRKRFRDQIADAKSYGIQNFAKDLLDVADTLEKASKTIESNEEVAQNERLRSLFHGVEMTADLLQTTFSRHGLVRTTPEGEKFDPNLHEAVFYQEFAGKTPGTIAVVMKPGYLLHGRPVRAAQVGVVKGGTV